In one Dehalogenimonas formicexedens genomic region, the following are encoded:
- the brxL gene encoding BREX system Lon protease-like protein BrxL, translated as MMIEKLRNCFDEMVVYKDLKRSNFFSALSLPSFMRDWLLKKFEDENGHFDSEELVRFIRTYLPRKDDWTSIKNQVVIEHERVKFLAKVSVDIDIRTSVVSFALPDFGLTSKDTIIEDSVWQICKEDLVRGRETWGMVEIGYRPPDDYDMEFSKNKAKGANRGKIKLTAFKTFCPYTIDIDYYKDARREFTTTEWLDVLLGAVDYNASGYLGDEEKKLTMLTRLLPFVEKRLNLIELAPKGTGKSYLFGRVSRFGWLSSGGVMSRAKMFYDQNKRVEGLVSGNDFITLDEVQTISFPDVDEMRAALKGYLESGIFTVGNYEGTAEAAVILCGNIKKETMDEDGFANMFEELPSVFHESALIERFHGFIKGWNIPRMNDDLKIAGWALNSEYFCSIMHELRDDMSYRAIVDELVEVPEAADTRDTEAVKRIATAYLKLLFPQVRSADDISAREFKRYCLDRARKMRDTIKYQLGILDVEYRGKDIPAFSVRPDLEEVV; from the coding sequence ATGATGATTGAAAAACTCCGAAATTGTTTTGACGAGATGGTGGTATATAAAGACCTTAAAAGAAGTAACTTCTTCTCCGCTCTGAGCCTGCCTTCCTTTATGCGCGACTGGCTCTTGAAAAAATTCGAGGACGAGAACGGTCACTTCGACTCCGAAGAATTGGTTCGTTTCATACGGACTTACTTGCCGCGAAAGGACGATTGGACTTCTATAAAGAATCAGGTGGTAATTGAACACGAGCGAGTGAAGTTCCTAGCTAAGGTGTCTGTTGATATTGACATCAGGACGAGTGTGGTGTCGTTTGCTTTGCCTGACTTTGGCTTGACGAGCAAGGATACAATAATTGAAGATTCAGTGTGGCAAATCTGCAAGGAAGACTTGGTGCGCGGGCGCGAAACTTGGGGAATGGTCGAAATCGGCTATCGCCCGCCCGATGACTACGATATGGAGTTTTCAAAAAACAAGGCAAAGGGCGCAAACAGGGGTAAAATTAAACTAACTGCGTTTAAGACATTTTGCCCTTACACCATTGATATCGACTATTACAAAGATGCCCGTCGGGAATTCACCACGACAGAGTGGCTTGATGTTCTACTCGGCGCAGTGGACTACAACGCGAGCGGTTACCTCGGCGACGAGGAAAAGAAACTCACGATGCTCACCCGTTTGCTTCCGTTCGTTGAAAAGCGACTGAATCTAATTGAACTTGCCCCAAAGGGAACTGGCAAGTCGTACCTGTTCGGTCGTGTCAGCCGTTTCGGGTGGCTTTCGAGCGGTGGCGTTATGAGCCGGGCGAAGATGTTCTATGACCAGAACAAACGGGTTGAGGGGTTGGTGTCCGGCAACGACTTTATAACGCTTGATGAAGTACAGACCATTTCCTTCCCGGACGTTGACGAAATGCGAGCAGCGTTGAAAGGTTATCTTGAATCGGGCATCTTCACCGTTGGTAATTATGAGGGGACCGCCGAGGCGGCCGTTATCCTTTGCGGCAACATCAAAAAGGAAACGATGGACGAGGACGGCTTTGCCAATATGTTTGAAGAACTGCCGTCTGTATTCCATGAGTCGGCGTTAATTGAGCGTTTCCACGGCTTCATAAAGGGGTGGAATATACCCCGAATGAACGACGACCTTAAGATTGCGGGTTGGGCACTGAACTCGGAATACTTCTGTTCGATAATGCACGAACTGCGTGACGATATGAGCTACCGCGCCATTGTGGATGAACTTGTTGAGGTTCCTGAAGCCGCGGACACACGCGATACTGAAGCGGTTAAGCGCATTGCTACCGCATACTTGAAATTGCTGTTCCCGCAGGTTCGCAGTGCGGACGACATCAGCGCACGCGAGTTCAAACGTTACTGCCTCGACAGAGCACGTAAAATGAGGGATACCATCAAGTACCAACTGGGTATACTCGATGTAGAATATCGCGGGAAGGACATCCCTGCGTTCAGCGTCAGACCAGACCTTGAAGAAGTTGTGTAA
- the pglZ gene encoding BREX-4 system phosphatase PglZ gives MQIDSVKKYLASSDKTPFFLFVSDGQYASAIAELSVLGLDFVQMSSFCSGNDKLPDIDGLLSYIEAIDVNTKGNKFVVTGFGEYLALRGNNEAKRALSRLKDLNITRVKVVLLLRGLASQIVGLQTDPRFDNRRYCVIDKAECNLSFTLAAPSVGLSALSGFKVMLADLENGRCGNVVVNTAVDLDEAMFTVHRISSAYEGVKFSTICFALPRSCGSDTRWTELLTELNKSNGSLDEVFEKHGLGGNLESDFYARVSGNDYCNWLYFICLKCKADTLPNGYLRFVLERTRRFEDFVGNVLNTIIEIKHSDTRFVAFYRERKMLVEKFPESDIADFVVNNRKVESESIYKLTDSTKSEREEIIAWLSQNGMITQIESIYPALAAYLKRYVFKCPEMADLLSDYFEAYKQQKISNRLEPGFLEKVDELAHSPRKFNRLPTRNEIIDGLDKTDTYLYWLDALGVEYLALIEALAQKRGLSVRVNIARAELPTITSMNRDFFDAWPGRKEKNNELDDTKHNDVGGYNFTNNELPIHLAKEIAIIEAMIGKAATDLALRHCKRFLIVSDHGASRLAVLRCKEEQYETDTKGTHSGRCCKLFQPYDLPFAAEENGYLVLADYGRFKGSRAANVEVHGGASLEEVIVPIIELSLKNGNVTVKLVNEVVIVDFRTGTEVILFFNSPVQDVSVVLDGKPHPATQIDANHYAVKLPDLKRASDYPADVYAGDNLIGKIIIKAKSKSGKVNDAFNDLF, from the coding sequence ATGCAGATTGACTCGGTGAAGAAATACCTGGCATCTTCCGACAAGACGCCATTTTTCTTGTTCGTTAGCGACGGACAATACGCTTCCGCGATAGCCGAGTTATCAGTCTTGGGGCTTGATTTTGTCCAGATGAGTAGCTTTTGTAGCGGCAATGACAAACTGCCTGACATTGACGGACTGCTCTCCTATATCGAAGCTATTGATGTAAACACAAAAGGTAACAAGTTCGTTGTGACGGGGTTTGGGGAATACCTTGCGCTTCGCGGAAACAACGAAGCCAAACGCGCCCTGTCGCGATTAAAAGATCTTAACATCACCAGGGTAAAAGTCGTGTTACTACTACGAGGGCTTGCTTCTCAAATTGTCGGGTTGCAGACCGACCCGCGTTTTGACAACCGTCGATATTGTGTAATTGATAAGGCGGAGTGCAACTTGTCGTTTACACTTGCCGCTCCATCGGTTGGACTATCGGCACTATCTGGTTTCAAGGTAATGCTCGCGGATCTTGAAAACGGTCGGTGTGGGAATGTTGTCGTTAACACAGCGGTGGATCTCGATGAGGCTATGTTCACCGTACACAGAATAAGCAGTGCCTACGAGGGAGTTAAATTTTCCACTATTTGCTTTGCTTTGCCACGCTCCTGTGGAAGTGATACTCGTTGGACAGAACTATTGACTGAATTGAACAAGAGTAACGGCTCGCTCGATGAAGTGTTTGAGAAACATGGACTGGGCGGTAATCTGGAATCTGATTTCTATGCTCGTGTTTCGGGTAATGACTATTGCAATTGGCTCTATTTCATCTGCTTGAAATGTAAAGCCGATACATTGCCCAATGGTTACCTCCGCTTTGTGTTAGAAAGAACAAGGCGTTTTGAAGACTTCGTCGGAAATGTCCTTAATACAATAATTGAAATTAAACACTCAGACACACGATTTGTCGCGTTCTATCGGGAACGAAAGATGCTGGTCGAGAAGTTCCCGGAATCGGACATCGCCGATTTCGTTGTGAACAATCGAAAGGTTGAGTCTGAAAGCATTTATAAGCTGACAGATAGCACAAAATCCGAGCGTGAGGAGATTATCGCTTGGCTTTCCCAGAACGGCATGATTACACAAATTGAAAGCATTTATCCGGCGTTAGCGGCATATTTGAAGAGGTATGTTTTCAAATGCCCCGAAATGGCCGACCTGCTGTCCGATTATTTCGAGGCGTACAAGCAGCAAAAGATTTCGAACAGGCTTGAACCTGGATTTTTGGAAAAGGTTGATGAACTCGCCCACAGTCCGCGGAAATTCAATCGTTTGCCTACACGAAACGAAATCATAGACGGTTTGGATAAAACCGACACATACCTATACTGGCTAGACGCGCTCGGCGTTGAATATTTGGCTCTTATTGAAGCCCTAGCTCAGAAACGAGGGCTATCGGTTCGGGTTAACATCGCCCGTGCGGAGTTACCGACGATAACGTCAATGAATCGTGACTTTTTCGATGCTTGGCCAGGCCGTAAGGAAAAGAACAATGAACTTGATGACACCAAGCACAATGATGTGGGTGGCTACAACTTCACAAACAACGAACTGCCTATCCACCTCGCCAAAGAGATAGCCATTATAGAGGCAATGATTGGTAAGGCAGCCACGGACCTTGCACTAAGGCATTGTAAACGCTTCCTGATTGTAAGTGACCACGGTGCGTCACGGCTTGCTGTTCTGCGCTGCAAAGAGGAACAGTACGAAACCGATACAAAGGGCACGCATTCGGGGCGTTGCTGTAAGCTGTTCCAACCTTATGATCTCCCGTTTGCCGCAGAAGAAAATGGATACCTTGTACTTGCCGATTACGGCCGTTTCAAAGGAAGCCGGGCAGCGAACGTGGAGGTTCACGGCGGCGCATCGTTGGAAGAAGTTATCGTCCCGATTATAGAACTATCGCTGAAAAACGGAAACGTAACAGTCAAACTGGTCAATGAGGTAGTGATCGTTGACTTCCGCACTGGAACAGAGGTTATTTTGTTCTTCAACTCACCCGTTCAGGATGTGTCCGTTGTCCTGGATGGAAAACCACACCCTGCCACGCAAATTGATGCCAACCACTATGCCGTAAAACTGCCCGACTTAAAACGGGCGAGTGATTATCCGGCGGACGTTTATGCAGGCGACAATCTGATCGGTAAAATCATAATTAAGGCGAAAAGCAAGAGCGGCAAAGTCAATGATGCTTTTAATGACTTGTTTTAG
- a CDS encoding phosphoadenosine phosphosulfate reductase family protein codes for MYSYTYDCETGGILLNSSPTGFSKEPRPVYAPELDVLGFDKYWKYDNQIDRPYMWAEANTYWYRGKLVAMLKGGNLYTAPEIHLAYLCSEYKETPDGKVTQKVICDLPDKRPSFIDKKGNVFGIVKPEPNGNFLRPIDVVAMVEANRAMLEIIEQTTVKKILAIYTIYKNRLNCFHVAFSGGKDSCVLLDLVKKALPKGSFVVVFGDTGMEFPDTYEVIRKTKQQCVEDEIPFYIAKSHLNPKESWELFGPPSRVLRWCCSVHKSTPQTLKLREVTSKNDFIGLDFVGVRAQESVARSTYKYENYGAKQKGQFSHNSILEWTSAEIWLYIYTNDVLINETYKKGNGRAGCLFCPMSGGSSDYLRRSSYPAEIDIYIDLIKSTYDGDKRKTSNTESYILNGGWNARKNGRELSNNAFRCIEKITNGNLTLTITDPDSNWLEWIKTLGDLTGCNGQYSVIFESERIWFSVRANKNGYIVALPESILKEKPAFGKIFRQVFRKASYCKGCRVCETNCRNGCISFAEGKVQINDCIRCHECHAIDSGCLLFHSLRHPQGGGNSMKSLNSFADHAPKPEWLRSFFELKEAFFSEHTLGPMMFDIFRRFLKDASLNENNHFTPFAELTSQIGWETDTAQGLILINLVSENPQMEWYVNKFDIGRTYPRQRVEDMLTAVDVKPKDAKSIAKSYKRLVKTPLGTSLHWGFITDDGDLVRTKCMVSDPRVVLYGLFKFAEKCNDYKEFTLATLLNDRIDRDGISPTRIFGLDRDDMTPILLGLSAKYPNFITASFTHDLEKITLAEDKSSKDVLDLFERGYNK; via the coding sequence GTGTACTCGTATACCTACGATTGTGAAACGGGCGGGATACTTCTTAATTCCTCGCCGACCGGATTCTCAAAAGAACCCCGCCCGGTTTACGCGCCTGAATTGGACGTACTGGGCTTCGATAAGTATTGGAAGTACGATAACCAAATCGATCGACCCTATATGTGGGCAGAGGCGAACACCTATTGGTATCGTGGTAAGCTTGTTGCTATGTTAAAAGGTGGAAATCTGTACACAGCACCTGAGATACACCTCGCGTATTTGTGCAGTGAATACAAGGAAACTCCCGATGGCAAAGTAACCCAGAAGGTGATCTGTGACTTACCTGACAAACGTCCGTCATTCATTGATAAAAAGGGCAATGTATTCGGTATTGTAAAACCAGAGCCAAACGGAAACTTTCTACGCCCTATTGATGTTGTGGCAATGGTTGAGGCAAACCGCGCAATGCTTGAAATCATCGAGCAGACCACTGTCAAAAAGATCCTTGCTATCTACACCATATACAAGAACAGGCTCAACTGCTTCCACGTGGCGTTTTCGGGCGGCAAGGACAGTTGTGTCCTTCTTGATCTTGTAAAGAAAGCTTTGCCCAAAGGTAGCTTTGTTGTGGTGTTCGGCGATACGGGCATGGAGTTTCCCGACACCTACGAGGTTATCAGGAAAACAAAGCAACAGTGCGTTGAGGACGAGATACCTTTCTACATTGCAAAATCGCACCTCAACCCAAAGGAGTCGTGGGAGTTGTTCGGCCCCCCGTCGCGTGTCCTTCGTTGGTGCTGTTCTGTACACAAAAGCACCCCACAGACATTGAAACTTAGAGAAGTAACCAGCAAGAACGACTTTATCGGTCTGGACTTTGTTGGAGTCCGAGCACAGGAGAGTGTGGCGCGAAGTACATACAAGTACGAGAATTACGGCGCAAAACAAAAGGGACAGTTCAGTCATAATTCAATCCTTGAATGGACGTCTGCGGAGATATGGCTTTATATATATACGAATGACGTTCTAATCAACGAAACTTATAAAAAAGGTAACGGTCGTGCTGGTTGCTTGTTCTGTCCTATGTCGGGCGGCTCGAGTGACTATCTGCGGCGAAGCAGCTACCCCGCTGAGATTGATATATATATCGACTTAATTAAGTCTACCTACGACGGCGACAAGCGCAAGACAAGCAACACGGAGTCTTATATCCTAAACGGTGGCTGGAATGCCAGGAAAAATGGTCGGGAGTTATCGAACAATGCATTCCGATGCATTGAAAAGATCACAAATGGAAACCTAACGCTAACAATTACGGACCCTGATTCCAACTGGCTGGAATGGATAAAGACACTTGGAGACTTAACCGGCTGCAACGGCCAGTATTCAGTTATCTTCGAGAGCGAACGTATTTGGTTTTCCGTTCGGGCAAATAAAAACGGATACATCGTGGCATTACCTGAATCCATTTTGAAAGAGAAGCCCGCGTTCGGGAAAATATTCCGGCAGGTGTTCCGAAAAGCGTCGTACTGCAAAGGTTGCCGAGTTTGTGAAACGAACTGCCGAAATGGATGTATAAGTTTTGCGGAAGGTAAAGTCCAAATAAATGACTGTATCAGGTGTCATGAGTGCCATGCAATAGATAGCGGTTGTTTGTTGTTCCACTCGTTACGCCATCCACAAGGAGGAGGGAACTCGATGAAAAGCCTAAACTCATTTGCTGACCACGCACCGAAACCAGAGTGGCTGCGCTCATTCTTTGAACTGAAGGAGGCATTTTTTTCGGAACATACCCTGGGACCGATGATGTTCGATATATTTAGGCGTTTCCTTAAGGATGCTTCCTTAAATGAAAATAACCACTTCACGCCATTTGCAGAGTTAACCTCTCAGATTGGCTGGGAAACGGACACGGCGCAAGGTTTGATTCTTATCAACCTTGTCTCCGAAAATCCACAGATGGAGTGGTATGTCAACAAGTTCGATATCGGCAGAACTTACCCACGTCAGAGGGTCGAGGATATGCTGACAGCCGTTGATGTCAAGCCGAAAGACGCTAAATCAATCGCTAAATCCTATAAGCGTCTGGTCAAAACGCCCCTCGGGACAAGTCTTCACTGGGGCTTTATCACCGATGATGGCGACCTTGTCCGCACGAAATGTATGGTGAGCGATCCACGGGTGGTGCTCTACGGTTTGTTTAAGTTTGCGGAGAAGTGCAACGACTACAAGGAATTCACTCTCGCCACGCTCTTAAACGATAGAATTGATCGCGATGGCATAAGTCCCACACGTATCTTCGGGCTTGACCGCGACGACATGACACCGATACTCTTAGGGTTGTCGGCGAAGTATCCTAATTTCATAACCGCGTCATTCACGCATGACCTTGAAAAGATAACGCTTGCGGAGGACAAATCGTCCAAAGATGTACTCGACTTGTTTGAGAGGGGATATAACAAATGA
- a CDS encoding deoxyguanosinetriphosphate triphosphohydrolase family protein: MRDDRLHPPKGIHADQRRPGERDRDRILYSPALRRLGGVSQVASAVEGHIYHNRLTHTYEVAQISLRLAQHLKRQTSPEILKQAGDLDPDVAEAAALAHDLGHPPFGHLAELELRTLLKNHCNVDSFDGNAQSFRIVTKLEFRHDNCPGLNLTRATLAAILKYPIRDLGDPGQNKWGAYTTETKDFDFARALLPAGDHERSIEAEIMDFSDDIAYSVHDVEDFYRARLIPMHSLILDGEERSRLVEGIVKRFQTKSEKLPYSQSEIDETIQRVFAVASLGKPLTRPYSGSGDQRSALKAWTSLLIGRFLGTGITVKVPSKSSPRRVELNPETTKEIFVLKQLNWYYVIETPSLLTQQIGQRTIIRTVFNAFMETGRVGGYPLTFPEVFRSQLPARTDSELARIVADMISSMTEQQIIDMYDRITGHGMGSIVDVVLRG, encoded by the coding sequence ATGCGAGACGACAGACTGCATCCTCCAAAAGGGATCCATGCCGATCAAAGGCGACCAGGCGAGCGTGATAGAGACCGAATTTTATACTCGCCCGCTCTCCGTCGATTAGGTGGGGTGTCCCAAGTTGCATCGGCCGTCGAAGGTCATATTTACCACAATAGACTCACCCACACCTATGAAGTTGCTCAGATAAGCCTCCGGCTCGCCCAGCATCTTAAAAGACAGACTTCGCCCGAAATACTTAAACAAGCAGGTGATCTTGACCCTGATGTTGCTGAGGCGGCCGCTCTAGCCCATGACCTCGGTCATCCACCGTTCGGGCACTTAGCAGAATTAGAATTACGAACCCTTCTCAAGAATCATTGCAACGTCGACAGTTTTGATGGAAACGCCCAATCCTTTCGGATTGTCACCAAGCTTGAATTCCGCCATGACAACTGTCCTGGACTAAACTTAACTCGTGCGACACTAGCTGCAATATTAAAGTATCCTATCAGGGATCTCGGTGATCCTGGCCAAAATAAATGGGGGGCTTACACAACTGAAACAAAAGACTTCGATTTTGCAAGAGCACTCCTGCCAGCGGGTGACCACGAACGTTCGATCGAAGCGGAAATCATGGACTTCTCGGATGACATCGCATACTCAGTTCACGATGTTGAAGATTTTTACAGAGCAAGACTTATCCCCATGCATTCCCTAATCTTAGATGGTGAGGAGAGATCAAGGTTAGTTGAGGGGATTGTTAAGCGTTTCCAGACTAAAAGCGAAAAACTTCCATATTCCCAATCTGAGATCGATGAGACGATACAACGGGTTTTTGCAGTGGCTTCATTAGGCAAACCGCTTACAAGACCTTATTCTGGTTCCGGAGATCAGAGATCCGCTCTAAAGGCATGGACATCCTTATTAATCGGAAGGTTTCTCGGAACGGGTATCACTGTCAAGGTACCTTCGAAATCATCGCCTCGACGCGTCGAGTTAAATCCAGAAACGACAAAAGAAATATTCGTCTTAAAGCAATTGAACTGGTATTACGTGATTGAAACCCCATCACTTCTAACACAGCAGATAGGACAACGGACCATTATCAGGACGGTTTTCAATGCTTTCATGGAAACCGGTAGAGTTGGAGGGTATCCTCTAACCTTCCCAGAAGTTTTCAGATCTCAATTGCCTGCCAGGACGGATAGCGAGCTTGCTCGGATCGTGGCTGACATGATTAGTTCAATGACTGAACAACAAATAATCGATATGTATGACCGGATAACCGGACATGGGATGGGTTCTATCGTCGACGTCGTCCTTCGCGGATGA
- a CDS encoding cation:proton antiporter, whose protein sequence is MENLGLGFELIIVLVAAVAGGILAHRLKLPVLLGYLVAGILVSPHGLGLVQDTDAIKNLASLGVILLLFTLGLEFSLDELRRIGRVAVLGGIAQILLTAAAGVILGKVLGWATPEAIFFGFLISLSSTLIVLKLLLERGELDTVHGRVMTGILLMQDLSLVPLMIILPTLGKSGSEIAPALLDAGAKAVGFVVVMAGLGLFLLPKVLDKVAQARSRELFLITVVSLSLAAAITAQFFGVSAAVGAFIAGLLIGRSIFARQALADIVPFRDAFGALFFVSLGTLADLSFITNNPGLVIGVVAFIIVVKFIICGGVPLVFGYNIRTAIFTGFGLTQIGEFSFVLAGVGVTAGILSNSTYALTLGAAITTMILTPFALSLANFSYRQLERFPVGQRLISSRAASDRKHVVQPLSGHAVICGGGRSSESLIKVLARRNISHLIIDLDPQVITKFRKMGIPCIYGDASNPEILDRASLEKAKLLICTFPSFLDVELTVKNARKVNPKLDIVARVERDRDANALLNIGVNELVKPEFESSLEITRHCLHRYGLTATEIQYLLNSLRQGTMS, encoded by the coding sequence TTGGAAAACCTTGGCCTCGGATTTGAACTCATCATCGTGCTGGTGGCCGCGGTAGCCGGAGGCATCCTGGCCCACCGCCTGAAACTGCCGGTCCTGCTTGGATATTTGGTTGCCGGCATCCTGGTAAGTCCCCACGGCCTGGGATTGGTCCAGGACACCGACGCCATCAAGAACCTGGCCAGCCTGGGCGTTATCCTGCTTCTTTTCACCCTGGGACTCGAGTTTTCCCTCGACGAACTGAGGCGCATCGGTCGGGTGGCGGTTCTGGGGGGCATCGCCCAGATATTATTGACCGCCGCTGCAGGTGTCATCCTGGGTAAAGTCCTGGGCTGGGCCACACCCGAGGCGATTTTCTTCGGATTTCTCATCTCCCTGTCGTCGACCCTGATAGTTTTGAAATTGCTGCTCGAACGGGGTGAGCTGGATACCGTCCACGGGAGAGTCATGACCGGAATCCTCCTCATGCAGGACCTTTCGCTCGTGCCGCTGATGATCATCCTGCCCACCCTGGGCAAGTCAGGCTCAGAAATCGCCCCGGCGCTTCTCGACGCCGGAGCCAAGGCGGTCGGGTTCGTCGTGGTCATGGCCGGCCTGGGATTGTTTTTGTTGCCCAAGGTCCTCGACAAAGTGGCTCAAGCCCGGTCGCGCGAGCTGTTCCTCATCACGGTGGTATCGTTGTCCCTGGCAGCGGCGATCACCGCCCAATTCTTCGGCGTGTCCGCCGCCGTCGGGGCTTTCATCGCGGGCTTGCTTATCGGCCGATCGATCTTCGCCCGCCAGGCCCTGGCCGATATCGTTCCCTTCCGGGATGCCTTCGGGGCGCTGTTCTTTGTCTCGCTGGGCACCCTGGCTGACCTGTCGTTCATCACCAATAATCCCGGGCTGGTCATCGGCGTGGTCGCCTTTATAATCGTGGTGAAATTCATCATCTGCGGCGGCGTACCGCTGGTTTTCGGCTACAACATCCGCACCGCCATTTTCACTGGGTTCGGTTTAACTCAGATAGGCGAATTCAGTTTCGTTTTAGCCGGCGTCGGCGTCACCGCCGGCATATTGAGCAACTCAACTTACGCGCTGACCCTGGGCGCGGCCATTACCACCATGATTCTGACTCCATTTGCCTTGAGCCTGGCCAATTTTTCATACCGCCAACTGGAACGTTTCCCGGTAGGCCAGAGATTAATCAGCTCACGAGCCGCTTCGGATCGGAAGCACGTTGTCCAACCTCTTTCGGGCCATGCCGTTATCTGCGGCGGCGGCCGGTCTTCGGAATCATTGATCAAGGTCCTCGCGCGGCGTAACATCTCTCACCTCATCATCGATCTGGATCCCCAGGTGATTACAAAGTTCCGGAAAATGGGTATCCCATGTATCTATGGAGACGCCTCCAATCCGGAGATCCTCGACCGGGCCAGCCTTGAAAAGGCCAAGCTTCTTATCTGCACTTTCCCGAGCTTTCTCGATGTCGAATTGACGGTGAAAAATGCCCGAAAAGTCAATCCCAAGTTGGATATCGTCGCCAGGGTGGAGAGGGACCGCGACGCCAACGCTCTGCTTAACATCGGGGTCAACGAACTCGTGAAACCCGAGTTCGAGTCCAGCCTGGAAATTACCCGCCATTGCTTGCACCGCTACGGCCTGACAGCGACGGAGATCCAGTACCTGTTGAACAGCCTGCGTCAGGGGACGATGAGTTGA
- a CDS encoding S41 family peptidase has translation MTTRWKVALGSLLSIILLSASFGLGYITAAFAPPGDTYLNRVVEAWDTITSNYVDQAKVDENALAEAAIRGMMGFIDDPYSAYLDAEGFISLQQNFEGSYVGIGAEMAVRDGAVIVLTVYPGSPAARAGIMPGDHIVTVDGTSTEGMTIAELAPLVRGDAGTSVTLGIERDGASLLFTMAREKITPPSVTMEMEGTIAYIQISSFTEHADEDMLPILQQIAANGATGIILDLRGNPGGLVTTVINIASYFITDGVVLTIRDRDGKTTTYDVIKQPTTTNLPMVVLVDGYSASGSEVLSGALQDHHRAVIAGAQTFGKGSVDQLFELPGGTGIYLTIARWLTPNGNLIEGQGITPDFPSDLTGNDLLNWGIGYLKGT, from the coding sequence ATGACAACGCGCTGGAAAGTAGCTCTCGGAAGCCTTCTTTCGATAATACTCCTGTCCGCCTCTTTTGGTTTGGGATACATCACCGCGGCTTTTGCCCCTCCCGGGGACACCTATCTTAACCGGGTGGTCGAAGCGTGGGATACCATCACCAGTAATTACGTAGACCAGGCCAAGGTGGACGAGAACGCGCTGGCCGAAGCCGCCATAAGGGGAATGATGGGGTTTATCGATGACCCCTATTCCGCTTACCTCGATGCCGAAGGGTTTATTTCGTTACAGCAGAATTTCGAGGGTTCATATGTGGGCATCGGCGCCGAGATGGCGGTCCGTGACGGCGCGGTGATCGTATTGACCGTGTATCCCGGTTCGCCGGCTGCCCGGGCGGGAATTATGCCGGGTGACCACATAGTGACCGTGGACGGAACATCAACTGAAGGAATGACGATAGCTGAATTGGCTCCCCTGGTCAGGGGCGATGCCGGCACCTCGGTGACCCTCGGAATCGAAAGGGACGGCGCCAGTCTGTTGTTTACCATGGCGCGCGAAAAAATCACCCCGCCTTCGGTCACGATGGAGATGGAAGGCACGATCGCTTATATCCAGATCTCAAGTTTCACCGAACACGCCGATGAAGACATGCTCCCCATCCTTCAGCAAATAGCCGCCAACGGCGCCACCGGCATCATTCTGGACCTGCGGGGCAACCCGGGAGGCCTGGTGACCACTGTGATCAATATCGCCAGCTATTTCATCACCGACGGCGTGGTTTTGACGATACGCGACCGCGACGGCAAAACGACAACCTACGATGTGATCAAGCAGCCGACTACCACGAATCTGCCGATGGTCGTGCTGGTCGACGGGTATTCGGCGTCAGGTTCAGAGGTTCTTTCGGGGGCTTTGCAGGACCACCATCGGGCGGTCATCGCCGGAGCGCAAACGTTTGGGAAAGGCAGCGTCGACCAGTTATTCGAACTTCCCGGAGGGACTGGCATCTACCTGACTATCGCCCGCTGGCTGACACCCAATGGGAACCTGATCGAGGGCCAGGGGATCACCCCGGACTTTCCTTCGGACCTCACCGGGAATGATCTGCTCAACTGGGGAATAGGGTATCTCAAGGGAACTTAA